A DNA window from Agarivorans sp. TSD2052 contains the following coding sequences:
- a CDS encoding paraquat-inducible protein A produces the protein MYTSAKQVGLKLCRHCKLTMNQQETHCHRCHMAVHSRTPHSLQKCWAFIIAATIGLFPANLLPITVLSTRGAPQYETIMSGVISLIKDDMVGIAIVVFVASIVVPVMKLVGLAVILLSLHYRINLDNRQRIVIYRIIEIIGKWSMLDLFVLSIMIAVFERNNLVGVEAGPGATAFGVVVILTLFAAKSFDTRLIWDKELEQR, from the coding sequence ATGTACACATCCGCTAAGCAAGTAGGCTTAAAGCTTTGCCGTCATTGCAAACTGACCATGAATCAACAAGAGACTCACTGTCATCGCTGTCATATGGCAGTGCACAGCAGGACGCCTCACAGTTTGCAGAAATGCTGGGCTTTTATTATTGCTGCGACCATTGGTTTATTCCCCGCTAACCTTTTGCCAATCACTGTGTTGAGCACCCGAGGAGCGCCACAATATGAAACCATTATGTCGGGGGTTATCAGCCTAATAAAGGACGACATGGTGGGGATTGCAATCGTGGTTTTTGTTGCCAGTATTGTCGTACCAGTGATGAAGTTAGTGGGCTTAGCCGTTATCTTACTTAGCCTGCATTATAGAATTAATTTAGATAATCGACAGCGCATCGTCATTTATAGGATAATCGAAATTATTGGCAAGTGGTCGATGTTAGACCTATTTGTACTGTCGATTATGATAGCGGTATTTGAACGTAATAATTTAGTGGGGGTTGAAGCTGGCCCCGGCGCTACCGCATTCGGCGTAGTGGTTATACTCACCTTATTTGCAGCTAAATCTTTTGATACTCGACTGATATGGGATAAAGAACTTGAACAACGCTAG